AAGATGTCATCATCATATGAATGCTATTTgcattgaattgaaatttattattatattatgaaGTTCTGTGTGTTGAAATTAGTGTGGTATTTTGAGgtaataaaattatgtttataaatGTTCGTTGCCCAAGAAGTAAGCCGCATTTTGGGAAAGTGTATGGACGCTTCTCATGAGCTCATGTGGTGCGCATCtgagaaacagaaacagaagcccaaattaattttgtggTCTGCTGActtttttgattattattttgggtctgaaacaaatttgaaattaatttttcctACTGTGCGGGTGCCCCAATAGCCGATTGGGCCAACTTGTCGATGGAGAATGTCGATATGGAGAAATGGAGAGGGTATATGTAGCCACCCACTTGGCATCAGAATTGCATAAACAGATGCGGCAATTACTGATATCGACATTTGCATACGCTGCCGTCAGTCGCCCGCCTCATTAGAGCTAATCAAAATGAATGCTCGAATCAAAGTGGTTTGATTGCAAATCATTTTCACTCGCACTTTCagcttttcactttcaatCTAATTGATTGAGATGGAAACCCCAGCCCAGAAGAGCTGGTGGGGAAACCTCAGCCGCAGCCCCGTTGAAAACGAGCGAAACAACGAggcaagaaaataaattcggagaaATTAGCAAAACGTGAATCACAAACCGCACAGAGCCATTCAAAAAAAGCAGCGTGCAGAAGACAGGCGTGGGAGCCAAGTTGGGGaattggaaaattgcaaatcgATTGAGTACTTACTCAATTTCCCcgttcaaattgaaataatcCGAGCTTAGAACTCACGTCTTATCGGAGTTTCACGCTCGCCCGAGTTGTGTGTTCTGCGATTGTTTAAACCATCAAAAGTTTTCCCGGCAAAAGTTCACGCACAATCCCATCACTCCCCTCGCATCAGCCAATTAACTGATTAGCCCCAAATTTGGTCATTTCTGTACTTCGGCCATCGAATGCGACAAAGGCACTAATTCGGCCAAGAAAAAATGGGAGAAAGGTTAATGAATTGGATGGAAAATCTATCAGACACAAAAGAAGCCAAGACGTAAAAGAGGGTTTTTAGATAAATATAAGATAGTATCCTATAGTGTTCTGAGCGGATAAGCTCATAGCAAATATAAAATGATTCAGTGCTCTCAATAAAAAAACCGTTTATTATACGTATGCTTCATAGCCAACGATTTCCGCTGGCTTTATGTCACTTTACAATAAGTGCAAAACATCGAAAAGACAACAGAGACCTGTGTGCGCAGctgaaaaaatacacaaatcaaatgaaatggctCTATATGCGTTTAAATGAGGGAACAATTAAATTTCGTTTATTCACTTTAGCAGAGATACAAACATTCATGAGCTACTCAtccaaaacacagaaaattcTTTAAGGGTCTAAGCCTTTAAAGTTGCGATGCAGCAAAACGGACATTCTCCCTACTTCGCAGTCAAAATAGCAATATGCTAATATTTATCTCGAATCGTCTGTCAAAATCGTGAAACTTGGGGGTGACAGGAAATGGAGCTTATCTGTAGATGACGCAAAATGAACGCCTTTGTGTTGACGGCCCAATATTGTTTATGATTGGaactatttatttgtaattggATCATAATAATTGTCATAGGATTCCGGAGAGGAAGGGGATGTCGAAGTTTCTCTGCTAGGACtggcataaatcaaatctTATCAAAATCTTATCGGATGGGTTCGCAGCTAAGCAAAcagttttcgcttttgttatgatggtaaatatttaagcttcCCTTGATAagatacataaattaaataagagAGAACAATTTTCggctaaaattgaaaaatcatcaacaaaattgcaaaaaaaattaaaaaaatattgaaatttctgttttgaacacagtttgattggaaattttattacaaattcaacaagatatgacattccatatttggaccagtATTTCGAATGtactgatcaaaatactgatatttaaatcgcaaaaacacagaaaatcaattttcggccaaaatccaagaatcatcatcaaaaattggaaaaaatttgaaaaaaaattaattttttttggtaaacacagttcgattggaaatttattcgaaatttccaatcaaactgtgtttaccaaaaaaaattaattttttttcccaattttttccaattctggccgcaaattgattttctgttgttttgccatttaaatatcaatattttgatcagaacattcgaacaTTAGTCAATTATGTGTATATCgttatttgtattaattatcatttttggGGTTGTGCGTTAGTTGCCTGATACATTTAGTGGACATCGTATACTTGGTCTATgctaatctttttttttttgtgaattcgAGTTCAttcggacggacagacggacatggccagatcgactcggctattgatcctgaattatatatacttcatatggtcggaaacgcttccttctggaAAACCATTGGAAATTACATAAAAACGTTAGTCTAAACTTCATATTTTGGGGATTCGAACGCTTAACCATCCAATAAACAATCTGCTTTGGTTCGAAAAGATAGAGTGCTCTATGATCATAGATGGGCTATATTATTCTTAATACCTACGTTTTCCTTTTAGCAAAGTAGCGAAACTAGCCGGCTGGCAGATGGAAAAGTTCCCAGCTTGAGATAAAACGTATTCGAATGGACAATGAGTGGAAATGTATTTTCGTGTAGGTAATTTTTCGGTTCATTCATAGGCCAGGATTCACTTCAATCGTCACAAAGGCACCGCAGGATGTCTCCTCTGAATGGGAATCGATGTTTCggttgtttttttcgttttcgtttccgtttcctgtcCTGCGTCGCAACGAATGCGATTTAATTTCCATTGTCCCTTGCCAATCAATACAAAAGTCATTTCGAAAGTATCCAGCCAGCACAGTGCAGTGTGAGAGTTGGCTAAGTAGTAGACACTTAGCCGTGAAGTGTTCGGATTGCAGCCGTGGCCAGGTGTTCACTTGACTCGGGACTCTTGGTTCAGGTAGAAATAAAAGTGTTAACCACTGAGACGGACCGGACTTAATTCTAATTAATTAAGCTTCGGTAATCCCTTTAACAGTTTGGGTCTGTTCAGACATCTCTCCAGATATGTATCTCCTTCCTCATTCCCAAAAATATCGGCTTAGCTTTAAAGCCAAGATTAACCCAATAATGATTTTGGATCTACGACTCGAAACATATTAAGAATATATGTTAATTTGGTAGTTCGTTCTTAATGATGTTATAGTACCAGCTTCTGGACCAAATCTTGAAGTCCCTAACTCAGTCCAGCTCTTTATGCTGTCATCAACATGACAAAGCGGCTTGGCCTCTCTGGACGAGTAATTTTGTTGGGAggtttttgtcttttggccaAGCAATATAAATggtatgaaaaatgtgttggcATGTACATGTATGCGTTGCAGAtgattcttttttgtttttatgttcatAATGGATTGTCATGTtccttaaatataaatatcattCTTGCATTCAAGTATgtgtttatattaaatttatttcagcCCATTTTCATGTTTGATTACGTGACACATTTACTGATTGCTACTCGTAAAAATGTGCCTGCctgccaacaaaaaaaaacgagcagaaacaaaaagttacGCAGGATTTAAAGGTGTTTACTGGTTGACGAACTCTTAAAAGGATTAAGTATGAAGATGGCGCGCAAACTTTAAAGAATAAATTAAACGGCGACATTTAACATACCCCAAATTTAAAGTTCATTCGATGCAAATGGTACTCATAAACCGGCAATAAAAGCGAAGAAATTCTAGCCTACAtatcataaattttgaaaGTGTTTGGAACTCAAGCAGTGAGGAAAGGGTTCGATCCTCTAGCTGAAAGTATTCATAAATTTGTCAAACGAAGCGCTCTCAAGCAGAGAAAGGGCATTTTAATAGCACGTAACACAACACTTTTACCTATACCTTAttactatacgagtatagaATTCCAGTTAAAGCCGAAATTCCACTCCACTTTTGTCGTGTAAATTAGGGCAGACGAACAAATCACCACGGGGACCACAGGTAGCTGGAAACAGGTAAATGTCggccaaaagcaaaggaaCTGACCAAATGGACCAACTATGTATGTTAAAGTGGCGTCACAGCATCGCATATTACTGATCCCATATTTGAGAAAGTCGATCTAGACTAATCTTTATGGCCTACGGGTTGAGTTTTTCTCCAAAatgtactttatatttatgtcCTTTGGTCTGCTTGCCTATCTAATATTGCTCTATGCTTATTCTTTAGATagaagtatttaaaaaatataaatcaaactaGAATCATACTTCTAGAAAATGCTGTAACTTAATAATTTTGATAAGCTTTTTAGAGGCGTGACTAAGCTCACTTATAATGGGGTAAGTACTTTATTTTGGTTATCATATAATTTGAATgatgtatattatataaagtatagatgcatatttttttctttaagtaACTGCCTATATAAAGCATATAAAACAAACGCTTCTTAAGAGATTTGTTAGTGGTAAATTACTGGGATGAGCAGTTGATGGCGTACTTTCTCTACTTCATTCGGACTCATGACATCCGAGTTGAAGTCTGCATTGCGAGTGTGTACCAACTGCCCACTCAAATCGTTCACACTGTCCTGCACATTGTAGTCGTATAGGGTTCTTAACATGCCACCCATCATTTTCTGGGAACTCGATCGTGAACTAGACTGAACGCTTATATAGGGGGCAGCATCTCCCAATTGCCAGACGCAAATGCAGGCTAAGTGATGATAACCAAGTTAGAAAAACACTAGGAATCGCAAAGATCCTTGAAGACTTACAGAAAATGCCGAGCAGCACGAAGTAGTTCATTGTAGAAACGTATTCTCTAGACTGTAAAGAAACGACAGAGCCCTTGGCCTAAGCGGCTTAAATCGCATTTATTACGGTTAACAATCAAATTAGGTTTTGACATGACTCAGTACCATCGGAATgttcctgtttctgtttttatacAATTAAAAACCATATGATTATGGCCTATAAACATAGGGTACCAGGATCTCTTTCGGGATTTCTTCATTGAGCCTTTGAATAAGTCCTCTCACAAGGGCCTGATATCGCTCACGATAAGATTTATGGATCTTGGCTTCCAGCAACTGATTTGCTTCCTTGTTAGGATTCTTTTTCGGACACGGCTTCACTGACTTTCGAACATCTTCCAGCTGCAAATTCAATTCCAAAATCTTGCGGTTCGCATCATTTAGCTCAACCTCCAAATTGAGATTTGACTTTCGGGCGTTGAGAATTTCCTGTTTTTTGACCTCTACTTCTCTCATCAATGCTACGGAAATGTTCCGGAACATGAAAGAAGTGGTCCTTTCTATACGTAACCTGTGCCGCAGGGTCCTGAGCGC
This genomic stretch from Drosophila teissieri strain GT53w chromosome 2L, Prin_Dtei_1.1, whole genome shotgun sequence harbors:
- the LOC122619461 gene encoding accessory gland-specific peptide 26Ab produces the protein MNYFVLLGIFSCICVWQLGDAAPYISVQSSSRSSSQKMMGGMLRTLYDYNVQDSVNDLSGQLVHTRNADFNSDVMSPNEVEKVRHQLLIPVIYH
- the LOC122619470 gene encoding LOW QUALITY PROTEIN: accessory gland-specific peptide 26Aa (The sequence of the model RefSeq protein was modified relative to this genomic sequence to represent the inferred CDS: deleted 1 base in 1 codon); this encodes MKHILLCSASLLLLFTVANCIDVKPANSSISGLPKSDSTNSKSEPKISPRKNAKGDSVQDNSKKNSIKSDVEEEDDLALSEQNNVKLNKALRTLRHRLRIERTTSFMFRNISVALMREVEVKKQEILNARKSNLNLEVELNDANRKILELNLQLEDVRKSVKPCPKKNPNKEANQLLEAKIHKSYRERYQALVRGLIQRLNEEIPKEILVPYVYRP